The DNA segment TGTTTCGCCAAGCACTGCAAGACCCTGGTGGCGCTATGAAATCAATCTGTGACCTCGGAGACCAATTAGGGTTGCCTGTAACAGCCACCGAGGTTCGTCGGCACCTAGCGAACCTTGACGACGAGGACAGCAAGCGTTGGTTAGTCAAAGCACGTGGGGGGTTTTGATTTGCTGGGCCAAATTGGCATATCCCTGAAACCTGGTAGCAATCAGAGCTTGGTTTGGGCAATCGGGTGTTGCCGGAAGTAATGATTTCCACTGCTGGCCCAATTGAAAAGCAACAAATAACTTTCAAATAACCAATGGTGACGGACCTTGTAGCAACGATCGGAGGAATCACCAGTCGCCTAGGTTTTAGTGAGCTAATAAGCGAGTCAATTGTTCGCTCTCGTTCTGCCGGCAGAGATGATGTACTGATCATGCATTGGACTATTGTTGAGGCTTGAGCAAGTCAGAAAGATCTATCCCACTGGCGAGGTGTTGCGCAATGTGACTTGGGAGGTCAAGGTCGGTGATCGCATCGGCCTTATAGGCGGAAATGGGGCAGGGAAATCAACCCAGTTACGTCTCATCGCTGGCTATGAAGAACCAAGCAGTGGTCAAGTTATTCGTCAAGGCGACCCACGTATCGCTTATCTACAACAGGAATTCAATGTCAAGCTAGATAGGACAGTACGTGAGGAGTTATTTCAAGCCTTTGGAGAAGCAGCAAAGGTGCTGAGTCGCATTCGGAAGATCGAGAAGGAAATGGAATCAGAACAAGTTGCTAGAGACTCTGCACATTTAGATGAACTCATTTACGAACTCGGATGGCTCCAAAATCGCTTTGAAGCGCTTCATGGCTATGAGCTTGATAGTCGCATTGATAAGTTGCTCCCCAAAATTGGATTTAGTCCAGACGATGCTGAGAGGCACATAAGGAATTACTCGGGCGGGTGGCAAATGCGTATCGCCCTGGGCAAGATTCTTCTGCAAGATACAGATTTGTTGCTATTAGACGAACCGACCAACCATCTGGACGTAAAGACGATCCAATGGCTAGAAGAATACCTGCTGGAACAAAGCGCCGCCCTGGTGGTAATCAGCCACGACCGCACTTTTTTAGACCGGGTTTGCAATCAGATCGTATCCATTGATCGCGGCATCTCTCGTTCTTACTTCGGCAACTATACCGCTCACCTCAAGCTTCAGCAACTGGAGCGCCAATCCGCCCAGGCTGCTTATAAACGTCAGCAGAAAGAAATCGCGGTACAACAAACTTATATTGACCGATTTCGCGCCAGTGCCACACGCAGCACCCAGGCTAAAAGTCGTGAAAAGCAGCTTGACAAAGTCGAGCTTATAGAAGCCCCGGTGGAGAGTGTTTCAAGTCCTGGCTTTCGTTTTCCACCGGCACCGCGCTCCGGTGCGCAAGTCGCCCTATTCGATAATCTCACCCACAGCTACGGCGATGAAATCCTATTTCTTGGGGCCAGATTAGAAGTTGAGCGCGGCGACAAAGTTGCATTTGTGGGTCCAAATGGTGCCGGTAAATCTACATTGCTGCGCCTTGTCATGGGGATGGAGAAACCAGATGAGGGAATCGCACAACTAGGAAAGCACAACATTGTAGCCAACTATTTTGAGCAGAACCAGGCGGAAGCGCTCGATCTGAGTAAGACTGTGATTAACACGATATACGAGGCGGTTCCGGATTGGACTCAGACTCAGGTACGTACCTTATTGGGCAACTTTTGCTTTGGCAACGACAGCGTTTTCAAAGATGTGGGACAACTTAGTGGAGGGGAAAAAGCACGCTTAGCTCTGGCCTTAATGTTGCTCAACCCTTGCAATCTGTTAGTACTAGATGAACCCACTAATCATCTTGATATCCCTACTAAACAAATGCTGGAAGATGCACTTATAGCCTATGAAGGAGCTGCACTTCTGGTGTCTCATGACCGTTACTTTATCTCACGCATCGCCAATCG comes from the Synechococcus sp. M16CYN genome and includes:
- a CDS encoding ATP-binding cassette domain-containing protein, translating into MLRLEQVRKIYPTGEVLRNVTWEVKVGDRIGLIGGNGAGKSTQLRLIAGYEEPSSGQVIRQGDPRIAYLQQEFNVKLDRTVREELFQAFGEAAKVLSRIRKIEKEMESEQVARDSAHLDELIYELGWLQNRFEALHGYELDSRIDKLLPKIGFSPDDAERHIRNYSGGWQMRIALGKILLQDTDLLLLDEPTNHLDVKTIQWLEEYLLEQSAALVVISHDRTFLDRVCNQIVSIDRGISRSYFGNYTAHLKLQQLERQSAQAAYKRQQKEIAVQQTYIDRFRASATRSTQAKSREKQLDKVELIEAPVESVSSPGFRFPPAPRSGAQVALFDNLTHSYGDEILFLGARLEVERGDKVAFVGPNGAGKSTLLRLVMGMEKPDEGIAQLGKHNIVANYFEQNQAEALDLSKTVINTIYEAVPDWTQTQVRTLLGNFCFGNDSVFKDVGQLSGGEKARLALALMLLNPCNLLVLDEPTNHLDIPTKQMLEDALIAYEGAALLVSHDRYFISRIANRIVELRDGDLVLYRGNYDYYLEKKEEERAKSGKKSDRSSQRAVKKADQKKQNTCIKRQKSSQTK